TACGTGGTGCAGGGTGCGTTACTGGTGGGGCTGCTGGCCATCAGCCTCGACAGCCTGTTCGACTATCTTGGCCGGCGGCTGTACAGCGCGGCTGCGCGCCCCTGATCAGAGCTGCTGCAGGGTCTCGAGAAAGCGCTGACGGTAAGCCGTCGGGGTGACTTTCTGGCGCTGAATAAACTGACGGTTGAAGTTGGACAGGTTGTTGAAGCCGACTTCAAAACAGATATTCGAGACCGGCATGTCGGTGCTGTGCAGCAACTCCGCGGCACGATTGATACGCAGGGTATTGAGGTAGCGCACGAAGCTGTTGCCGGTGTTCTGTTTGAAAAAGCGGGAAAACACGCTGTCGCTCATGCCTACCAGCGAGGCGACCTCGGCCATGGCAATGTCGCGGCTAAAGTTCTCGAACAGAAAGTGCATGATGCGGTTGACCTTGGGCGAGCTGTCAAGATTAAAGCTCGGCGTATAATGCTCACTGGCCAGCAGGCGGGCATCATCGGCCTGCTGCAAAATTTCCAGAATCTCCAGCAGCCGGCGGATCAGCCCGGCGCCGCTGGCCTGCTCCATCTCCTGCAGCAGGGCGGTCACCCGGGCCGACGTCTTCAGGCCAAACTCAATGCCACGGCGCGACTGCGCCAGCAGTGATCGCACCTCACGTAACTCGGGGAAGATATCGATACTGCGTTTGAGCAGATCAGGATGAAACTGGATCAGCAGATCACGCTGGGGATAGTCCTTGTCCCCGTCGCTGTAACTGATCCAGTTATGCGGCAGACCCGGCCCGGTGAGAATCAGATTGCCGGGCTGAAAGGTGCCAATATAGTCACCGACAAACACCTTACCGGCACTTTCCAGAATGGCGTGCAGCTCATACTCAGGATGACAGTGCCACCTAGCCAGCGCATGGGGATAACCATGACGGCACCAGCGAAATGAACGCAGCGTGCCCGGCTCAATGGTTTCCAGCTCCGGACTGAGCGCCTTCCTGACAGCCTTGGCCATCGTCCCTCCCGTCTTGACTGGCAGGCAGTCATACCCGCCCTGTACATCACAGAATGTGCTCACTAACAGGCTGTTGAAAAACGTCATCGAGGCAGCCGAGACAAGGAAATACCCCGAGGGCACAAGAAACAGGCGAAAAAGCGGAGTTTAGTGAACTAAATGAGCATTTTGAGCCTGTTTTTGATGCGGTATTCGGCAACGCAGATAGATTTTCAACGACCTGCTAAAGCATAAACCCCTTTGCAACGTGTCTGCTTATGCCAGCTCAATCTGAATTTTCACATCCCCGGCAATCCCTTCCACCGCCCGGGCAAACGCCTCAACACTTTGTGCGAAAGGATAGACCCGGCTGATCAGCGGTTTTACGTTAATTCGTCCAGAGGCCATCAGTGCCAGCGCCCGTTCAAACTGGTTGGCATAACGGAACACCGACTCGATACGAATCTCCTTGCTCTGCAGGCCAACGATGTCCATCGCCACCGGCTCAGGCGGCATGCCCACCAGTACCAGACAACCGCCTGGACACAGCAGATCAACAATGCCGTCAAAGGCACGCGGGCTGCCGCTGGCTTCCAGCACGATATTGGCACCCCAGCCCGCTGAGACCTGCTGCACTACCTCCAGCAATGGCTGCTGGCGGATATTGACCGTGCGGATGGCCGGATAATGCTGGCGGATAAGTGCCAGTTTCTCTTCCTGCAGGTCTGCGATGATCACCTGACTGCACCCTCCGCTCAATGCTGCCAGCGCAGTCATGATGCCGATGGTACCTGCACCGATCACGACCGCCAGATCACCGGGCTGAATCCGCGCCTTGGTCGCCGCCTGCATCCCGATACTGAGGGGCTCCACCATCGCCCCTTCGGCCAGACTGAGCTGTTCCGGCAGCCTGTAGGTGAAGGCGGCCGGATGAATGACTTCTTCGGTCAGGCAGCCATCCACTGGCGGGGTTGCCCAGAACGTCACCGCCGGGTCGAGATTGTACAGACCACGCCGGCTGGCCGCTGAGCTGAGGTCCGGCACACCGGGCTCCATGCAGACCCGGTCACCCACCTGCAGCTGCCGCACCTGACTGCCCACCTCGGTAATCACGCCCGCCGCCTCATGCCCCAGCAGCATGGGCTGCTCCACGACAAACGGACCGATCCGGCCATGATTGACGTAATGCACATCGCTGCCGCAGATGCCCACATTGCGAATCTGGATGCGTACCTGATCAGGCGCCAGGGCGCCCGGTGCAGGAATATCTTCAATCACCACCTGACGTGATGGCTGCAATACCACGGCCTTCATAGCTCACCTCATATCATCTAATACGCTGCCTTGAAGAGCCGGGCAGCGGCCTGAACCATGAGGGCATTATCAGAGGAGTGCTGAAGCTCAGCTAATAACATCATCCTGATTACTGGTACTTTTTTGGCTAAACACAACAGAAAATCAGGTAAAAAGAGCCAGTCTGCAGCAGAAA
This Pokkaliibacter sp. MBI-7 DNA region includes the following protein-coding sequences:
- a CDS encoding AraC family transcriptional regulator, which translates into the protein MAKAVRKALSPELETIEPGTLRSFRWCRHGYPHALARWHCHPEYELHAILESAGKVFVGDYIGTFQPGNLILTGPGLPHNWISYSDGDKDYPQRDLLIQFHPDLLKRSIDIFPELREVRSLLAQSRRGIEFGLKTSARVTALLQEMEQASGAGLIRRLLEILEILQQADDARLLASEHYTPSFNLDSSPKVNRIMHFLFENFSRDIAMAEVASLVGMSDSVFSRFFKQNTGNSFVRYLNTLRINRAAELLHSTDMPVSNICFEVGFNNLSNFNRQFIQRQKVTPTAYRQRFLETLQQL
- a CDS encoding NAD(P)-dependent alcohol dehydrogenase, which produces MKAVVLQPSRQVVIEDIPAPGALAPDQVRIQIRNVGICGSDVHYVNHGRIGPFVVEQPMLLGHEAAGVITEVGSQVRQLQVGDRVCMEPGVPDLSSAASRRGLYNLDPAVTFWATPPVDGCLTEEVIHPAAFTYRLPEQLSLAEGAMVEPLSIGMQAATKARIQPGDLAVVIGAGTIGIMTALAALSGGCSQVIIADLQEEKLALIRQHYPAIRTVNIRQQPLLEVVQQVSAGWGANIVLEASGSPRAFDGIVDLLCPGGCLVLVGMPPEPVAMDIVGLQSKEIRIESVFRYANQFERALALMASGRINVKPLISRVYPFAQSVEAFARAVEGIAGDVKIQIELA